The nucleotide sequence TGCCATCCTCATTCATGATCTCCACAAGTAGTCCTGCAGGTCTGAATCCGGCCAGTTTGGCGAGGTCGATGGCTGCTTCGGTATGTCCTACACGCCTGAGTACACCCCCTGTTTTAGCTCGTAAGGGGAATATATGACCGGGTTTTCCCAATTCTTCCGGACGAGTCTCGGGGTCTACCAATGCTTTTACGGTCTTGGCCCTGTCTGCGGCCGAGATGCCGGTGCTGGTCCCGTGGCCTATCAGATCCACTGAGACAGTGAATGGGGTCTCGAATTGCGCAGAATTCTGGGCTACCATCAGATCCAGCCCAAGTTCATCGCATCGCTCCTCGATCAATGGAGCACATATCAATCCCCGTCCATGGGTCGCCATGAAATTGATGATGGCCGGGGTGACACATTCTGCTGCGGTGATGAAGTCTCCTTCATTCTCGCGATCCTCATCATCTACAACGATGACCACTTTGCCATTCTTGATGTCTTCAATGGCCTCTTCGACCGTATCCATTCGTATGTCCATCTATGGGATGAATTTAGTTCGACAAAGGTAGGGGTAAAGCAGACCTGCTCCAGAAGTATTTCGGCCTCTCAGTGCAATGCCTTCTCTGTGACAGAGCTCTTGCCTGCGTAGAATTTCAACAATTTATCGGTAAGCACCGAGTTGTCGAAATTGGATTCGATGAATGAACGCGCATTGACGGCAATATTCTCCAACATCTGCGGATTCTCGTGGATCTCATCGATACGTTGCTTGAATTCTTGAGGCGAATCCGCGATGAGGATGTTCTTCCCATGAGTCACTCCGATTCCTTCTGCACCTATACTGGTAGAGATAACCACTTTGCCCATGGCCATCCCTTCGATGATCTTGATACGTATACCCCCACCGGATAGCAAAGGCACGATCATGATCCCGTGCTGTGCCATATAGTCTTTGGCATTGGCTACCTCTCCATCCAGGATGACTCCATCCATCGGTCGTTTGGTGACATAGGAATCACTGGCCTTACCCGCTAGGTGCAGTTGAAACTGAGGATAGGCATTCCTGATATCCTCCCAAGCGTTCTCCAAGAACCACTCTACACCTTCTATGTTGGGCATCCAGTCCATGGCACCGAGATGGAAAAGATTCGGTCTGAACTGATAGGGGAGTTCTACTTGATAGGATGCTGAATCGATTCCAAAAGGTATGGTCTCGATAGGAATGTCACAGCCCAGGTCCATATAGTGCTGGGTATCTTCTGGACTGATGGTCGCAATGCCGTCCACCTGATTCATGATGGACATCTCATATTCCTTCAAGCGTTTGGCCAAGAGCCGGAGATAGGCTCTTCGGGCTCCGTTTGCAGATACACGGGCCATCCGTTGCCATATCTTGTATTCCAGATTATGGCTGCGCAGCATGATCTTGGCCGAGCTGAATCTTCTCGCAGTAGCGATATAGGGGGTCATGAAGAGGGATTCCACCTGAATGACATCGAAATCATCTTCTTCATTGAGAACACGCTCCAATTTCATGTCGAAATCAGGGGAGAAGAAGCGCGAGATATTGTAGGAATCCCGAGTAATGAGATTAGAGAAGGCATCTACGAAGTTCAACCGGGTATCGATGTAGACAGCCTCGATCCGGGTCAGTCTACAATAGATCTCAGAGAGTGCATTCTCGTCATATGGGTGCTTGTGGGTGCTCACGCACAACACCTTGACATCATGGCCTGCTTCGAGCAGTCCTTTTGTCAGGTTGTCCATAGCGATACAACCACCATCTATAGCAGGTCGTGGTGGCTTATGACACAGTTGGAGAATCCTCATCCAATCCTTTCTTACCTCTTTTGAATTTCGAGAACCATTTCCCGTAAGCCGAGCTGTCGAACAACTGGGAATCGTTCGCAGCCTTGTAGGTCAAAAATAAGGCAAAAGGCAATAGGACGAGGCTACTGAGCCACATTCCTTGATAGGGCTCTAGACTGCCGGAATTCACCATCTTCTCACCGCTGATGGAGGTGATATGGAAGATCAGGAAGAATACAATGGAGAAGACCACCGGCATACCTAGGCCTCCCTTCTTGATAATGGCTCCCAATGGTCCTCCTATGAAGAAGAGCAGGACACAGGCCAAAGAAAGTGTCAACTTCCGGTGCCATTCATTCCAGTGCTTGTTGATGTACAC is from Flavobacteriales bacterium and encodes:
- a CDS encoding glycosyltransferase family 4 protein, which codes for MDNLTKGLLEAGHDVKVLCVSTHKHPYDENALSEIYCRLTRIEAVYIDTRLNFVDAFSNLITRDSYNISRFFSPDFDMKLERVLNEEDDFDVIQVESLFMTPYIATARRFSSAKIMLRSHNLEYKIWQRMARVSANGARRAYLRLLAKRLKEYEMSIMNQVDGIATISPEDTQHYMDLGCDIPIETIPFGIDSASYQVELPYQFRPNLFHLGAMDWMPNIEGVEWFLENAWEDIRNAYPQFQLHLAGKASDSYVTKRPMDGVILDGEVANAKDYMAQHGIMIVPLLSGGGIRIKIIEGMAMGKVVISTSIGAEGIGVTHGKNILIADSPQEFKQRIDEIHENPQMLENIAVNARSFIESNFDNSVLTDKLLKFYAGKSSVTEKALH